TTGGCTAATGCCAACACCGCCCGCGGCCGGGGCCGTCCTGTACGTACAGGCCACCCTAAGAGCGAGCCTTCGATTTGCCCTCTCCAGAATGGCGTTGTACTTACCATACGCCAGCTCTGCCTGCCACACAGGAGCCGCGTACAGCAGGACTGTCGATGCTGCCATCACCATCATCCTCCTCCTCTCGTACCCTAGTCCATTCACTCTGGGCAGAATGCCCTCAAGCTTACCAATCACTTTCTGTACCTTGTCGGCCGTCCGTCTGGTGTGCTCGCCGAAGCGGGCGTCCCTTCCGAACCAGACTCCAAGGTACTTCAGACATTCCTTCGTTGCGTACTCAACACCGTCCACTCTCACGTTCATACTACGCACTTTCCGCCTTCCGGCCAGAAGCACCATCTCCGTTTTGTCCGTCGCCATGCTGAGTCGCATGCTACGGAAGGTCTCGACAACCAGT
This genomic interval from Euwallacea fornicatus isolate EFF26 chromosome 24, ASM4011564v1, whole genome shotgun sequence contains the following:
- the LOC136346660 gene encoding uncharacterized protein, which encodes MATDKTEMVLLAGRRKVRSMNVRVDGVEYATKECLKYLGVWFGRDARFGEHTRRTADKVQKVIGKLEGILPRVNGLGYERRRMMVMAASTVLLYAAPVWQAELAYGKYNAILERANRRLALRVACTYRTAPAAGGVGISQDPPVRIRVKESVCCGRRGRRVEWK